A window from Sinorhizobium fredii encodes these proteins:
- the ilvC gene encoding ketol-acid reductoisomerase, producing the protein MRVYYDRDADLNLIKSKKVAIIGYGSQGRAHALNLKDSGAQNVAIALKAGSATAKKAEADGFKVMTVAEAAAWADLMMMATPDELQADIYKAEIAGNIRDGAAIAFAHGLNVHFGLIEPKASVDVVMIAPKGPGHTVRGEYQKGGGVPCLVAVHQNASGNALDLALSYACGVGGGRSGIIETNFKEECETDLFGEQVVLCGGLVELIRAGFETLVEAGYAPEMAYFECLHEVKLIVDLIYEGGIANMNYSISNTAEWGEYVTGPRIITEETKAEMKRVLKDIQTGKFTSEWMQEYRSGAARFKGIRRVNDAHQIEEVGAKLRGMMPWIGKNKLVDKAKN; encoded by the coding sequence ATGCGCGTCTATTACGATCGTGATGCCGATCTCAACCTCATCAAGTCGAAGAAGGTCGCCATCATCGGCTACGGCTCGCAGGGCCGCGCCCATGCGCTGAACCTCAAAGATTCCGGCGCACAGAATGTCGCCATCGCGCTGAAGGCCGGCTCCGCCACGGCAAAGAAGGCCGAAGCCGACGGGTTCAAGGTCATGACGGTTGCCGAGGCTGCCGCCTGGGCCGACCTGATGATGATGGCGACCCCGGACGAGCTCCAGGCCGACATCTACAAGGCCGAAATCGCCGGCAACATCCGCGACGGCGCGGCGATCGCCTTCGCCCACGGCCTCAATGTTCACTTCGGCCTGATCGAGCCGAAGGCTTCCGTCGACGTCGTCATGATCGCGCCGAAGGGCCCGGGCCACACGGTTCGCGGCGAATACCAGAAGGGCGGCGGCGTACCCTGCCTTGTCGCCGTTCACCAGAACGCTTCCGGCAATGCACTTGACCTCGCGCTCTCCTACGCCTGCGGCGTCGGCGGCGGCCGCTCCGGCATCATCGAAACCAACTTCAAGGAAGAGTGCGAAACCGACCTCTTCGGCGAGCAGGTCGTTCTCTGCGGTGGTCTGGTCGAGCTCATCCGCGCCGGTTTCGAAACGCTGGTCGAGGCCGGCTACGCACCGGAAATGGCCTATTTCGAGTGCCTGCACGAAGTGAAGCTGATCGTCGACCTGATCTATGAAGGCGGCATCGCCAACATGAACTACTCGATCTCCAACACGGCCGAGTGGGGCGAATACGTCACCGGCCCGCGCATCATCACGGAAGAGACCAAGGCCGAGATGAAGCGCGTGCTTAAGGACATCCAGACCGGCAAGTTCACCTCGGAATGGATGCAGGAATATCGTTCGGGTGCTGCCCGCTTCAAGGGTATCCGCCGCGTCAACGACGCCCACCAGATCGAGGAAGTCGGCGCCAAGCTGCGCGGCATGATGCCCTGGATCGGCAAGAACAAGCTGGTCGACAAGGCGAAGAACTAA
- a CDS encoding TetR/AcrR family transcriptional regulator — protein MQGVETIKRSSSGSGLTERQGAVLEQALRLLVDGGERALTTAGVARAANCSKESLYKWFGDRDGLLSAMIAFQASKVRTLDVSGGVLDAASLKAHLVAFAKDLLDVLAGDVSLALNRLAIGQASREGSKLGRLLEERGRRQIGRRAGALLEAGRKAGFLAFGDAEEAYGALYGLVVSDWHLRMLLGEDPGGLKKNFGLRAERAVDAFLTLYGRKV, from the coding sequence GTGCAAGGCGTCGAAACGATCAAGCGGAGCAGTAGCGGAAGCGGCCTGACGGAGCGTCAGGGTGCCGTGCTCGAACAGGCGCTGCGTCTGCTTGTCGATGGCGGCGAGCGAGCGCTGACCACCGCCGGCGTTGCGCGCGCGGCGAACTGCTCCAAGGAGAGCCTCTACAAGTGGTTCGGCGACCGCGACGGGCTGCTTTCGGCGATGATCGCCTTCCAGGCAAGCAAAGTCAGGACGCTCGACGTTTCTGGCGGGGTGCTGGACGCGGCAAGCCTCAAGGCGCATCTTGTCGCCTTTGCCAAGGACCTGCTCGACGTGTTGGCAGGCGACGTGTCGCTGGCGCTCAACCGGCTGGCGATCGGCCAGGCAAGCCGCGAGGGCTCCAAGCTCGGCCGTCTGCTCGAGGAGCGCGGGCGCCGGCAGATCGGCCGCAGGGCCGGGGCACTGCTCGAGGCGGGCCGCAAGGCGGGTTTTCTTGCCTTCGGCGATGCGGAGGAGGCCTATGGCGCCCTCTATGGGCTGGTCGTCTCCGACTGGCATTTGCGCATGCTGCTCGGCGAGGATCCGGGCGGCCTGAAGAAGAATTTCGGCCTGAGGGCGGAGCGGGCGGTCGACGCCTTTCTCACCCTTTACGGCAGAAAGGTGTAA
- the macA gene encoding macrolide transporter subunit MacA: protein MSKTAKTIRQEAPAAAPNVTLMPSPALPVRRKRRWRLVFAVPVLIAVLGAGYYAWSQYGAQPETAMITQAVTRGDIEDSVTAVGTLDAIKSVDAGAQVSGQLKSLHVEIGDKVEANQLVAEIDPASIENRIEIDQAELANLEAQLVSTKAQLVLKEANIERQRSLVATKSVSQSTLDQAIADHTAAQADVKAIEAQIRKQKATLAGDKVDLGYTKIYAPMAGTIVANPAKEGQTLNANQTTPTIVTIADLSTMTVKAQVSEADVGKLKIGMDAYFTLLGQPGKRFTGKLRQIQPMPDTENNVVLYYALFDVPNPTGELMMSMSAQVFFVEAAAKDVLVVPSAAIRTARGDGGGKPGTEVTVLTRSGATETRPVEVGIRNRVSAEIVSGLKEGESVVVDSDSGSSGSSQRSTRTRGMRMPPMF from the coding sequence ATGAGCAAGACAGCGAAGACGATCAGACAGGAAGCGCCGGCTGCGGCGCCGAACGTCACCCTGATGCCGAGCCCGGCCCTACCCGTCCGCCGCAAGCGACGCTGGCGCCTGGTATTCGCCGTGCCGGTTCTAATCGCTGTGCTCGGCGCCGGCTATTATGCCTGGAGCCAATACGGCGCGCAGCCCGAGACCGCGATGATCACGCAAGCCGTGACCCGCGGCGACATTGAAGACAGCGTCACCGCCGTCGGCACGCTCGATGCGATCAAATCTGTCGATGCCGGTGCGCAGGTCTCCGGCCAGCTGAAGTCGCTGCATGTCGAGATTGGCGACAAGGTCGAGGCCAACCAGCTCGTCGCCGAAATCGATCCCGCCTCGATCGAAAACAGGATCGAGATCGACCAGGCGGAGCTTGCCAACCTGGAAGCTCAGCTTGTCTCGACGAAGGCCCAACTCGTGCTGAAGGAAGCGAATATCGAGCGGCAGCGCAGTCTCGTCGCGACGAAGAGCGTTTCCCAATCGACGCTCGACCAGGCAATCGCGGATCACACCGCCGCTCAAGCCGACGTAAAGGCGATCGAGGCGCAGATCCGCAAGCAGAAGGCAACGCTCGCCGGCGACAAGGTCGATCTCGGCTACACCAAGATCTACGCGCCGATGGCCGGCACGATCGTCGCCAATCCGGCCAAGGAAGGCCAGACCCTCAATGCCAACCAGACGACGCCGACGATCGTCACGATCGCCGATCTCTCGACGATGACCGTCAAGGCCCAGGTGTCGGAAGCCGACGTCGGCAAGCTGAAAATCGGCATGGACGCCTATTTCACCCTGCTCGGCCAGCCGGGCAAGCGCTTCACCGGCAAGCTGCGGCAGATCCAGCCGATGCCGGACACGGAAAACAACGTCGTCCTCTATTACGCGCTCTTCGACGTTCCCAATCCGACCGGCGAACTGATGATGTCGATGAGCGCCCAGGTCTTCTTCGTCGAGGCTGCCGCCAAGGACGTTCTTGTCGTGCCCAGCGCCGCCATCCGCACGGCGCGCGGCGATGGTGGAGGCAAACCGGGGACCGAAGTGACCGTGCTTACCCGGTCGGGCGCCACCGAAACCCGCCCGGTCGAAGTCGGCATCCGCAATCGCGTCAGCGCGGAGATCGTCAGCGGCCTGAAGGAGGGGGAGAGCGTCGTCGTCGACTCGGATTCAGGTTCGTCCGGCAGCAGCCAGCGCAGCACGCGAACGCGCGGCATGCGCATGCCGCCGATGTTCTGA
- a CDS encoding MacB family efflux pump subunit — MQPLISLRNVSKTYFNGDLAVEVLHDISLDIEAGEFVAIIGQSGSGKSTLMNILGCLDQPTAGEYLIEGERISGFNGDELAALRRRTFGFVFQAYNLIPTASAQENVEVPAVYAGVPAHGRRERAEALLRSLNLGERLDHRPSQLSGGQQQRVSIARALMNGGRVILADEPTGALDSQSGRDVMALLREMNDKGHTIVVITHSREVAEQADRLIEIRDGRIISDRAKKGRSNPEAAFGLAQRTREGLAALADVSEAVKMAMRALRANLFRTILTLLGIVIGVGSVVAMLAIGTGAQDSVLSRISSMGSDLLLVRPSMANFRGSAGGSNVTLVPADADAILELPNVAFAVPEMTSTVTLRRGNIDYQTTANGTVPQFTAAKSWPIGRGEFINRDDMEGYAPVTVLGQTVVRTLFPDGSDPIGQFVLVNKIPFQVIGVMSEMGASAGGNDQDDVVLVPLTTGSMRIFGQRNIRTITVKVKDAAAIDLTQERIQALLNERHKKEDTQITNMSSVREAFTETSNTMKLFLGSVAAISLLVGGIGVMNIMLVSVSERTREIGVRMATGARQRDILVQFIVEALVVSAIGGAIGIVAGLGTAYVARTFGMPVSFTAGPVALAFACAFLTGLLFGFLPARNASRLQPAVALSAD; from the coding sequence ATGCAGCCCCTCATCTCGCTCCGGAACGTCAGCAAGACCTATTTCAACGGCGACCTCGCCGTCGAGGTCCTCCATGATATCTCGCTCGACATCGAGGCGGGCGAGTTCGTGGCGATCATTGGTCAGTCCGGCTCCGGCAAATCGACCTTGATGAATATTCTCGGCTGCCTCGACCAGCCGACCGCGGGCGAATACCTGATCGAAGGCGAAAGGATCTCCGGCTTCAACGGCGACGAGCTCGCAGCGTTGCGCCGGCGCACCTTCGGCTTCGTCTTCCAGGCCTACAACCTGATCCCGACCGCGAGCGCCCAGGAGAATGTCGAGGTGCCCGCCGTCTATGCCGGTGTGCCGGCCCATGGCCGGCGCGAGCGTGCCGAGGCGCTGTTGAGATCGCTCAACCTCGGTGAGCGGCTCGACCACCGGCCAAGCCAGCTTTCCGGCGGGCAGCAGCAGCGCGTCTCGATCGCCCGCGCCCTGATGAACGGCGGCCGCGTCATCCTTGCCGACGAACCCACCGGTGCGCTCGACAGCCAGAGCGGTCGCGACGTGATGGCGCTCCTGCGCGAGATGAACGACAAGGGCCACACGATCGTCGTCATCACCCATTCGCGCGAGGTGGCGGAACAGGCCGACCGGCTGATCGAGATCCGCGACGGCCGCATTATCTCCGATCGCGCCAAGAAGGGCCGGAGCAATCCGGAAGCGGCTTTCGGCCTTGCGCAGCGCACGCGCGAGGGCCTTGCCGCGCTCGCCGACGTCTCGGAAGCGGTCAAGATGGCGATGCGGGCGCTGCGGGCAAACCTGTTCCGCACGATCCTGACACTGCTCGGCATCGTCATCGGTGTCGGCTCCGTCGTCGCCATGCTGGCGATCGGCACCGGCGCGCAGGATTCGGTGCTGAGCCGCATTTCCTCCATGGGCTCCGACCTCTTGCTGGTGCGCCCCAGCATGGCCAATTTCCGCGGCAGCGCCGGCGGCAGCAACGTCACGCTCGTACCGGCGGATGCCGACGCCATCCTCGAACTGCCGAATGTCGCCTTCGCCGTTCCGGAGATGACGAGTACCGTGACGCTCAGGCGCGGCAATATCGACTATCAGACGACCGCCAACGGAACCGTGCCGCAGTTCACGGCAGCGAAATCCTGGCCGATCGGACGCGGGGAGTTCATCAACCGCGACGACATGGAGGGCTATGCGCCAGTCACGGTCCTCGGCCAAACGGTGGTGAGGACGCTCTTCCCCGACGGCTCCGATCCGATCGGTCAATTTGTGCTCGTCAACAAGATCCCCTTCCAGGTGATCGGCGTGATGAGCGAAATGGGCGCCAGCGCCGGCGGCAACGATCAGGACGACGTCGTCCTCGTGCCGCTCACCACCGGCAGCATGCGCATATTCGGCCAGCGCAACATCCGCACCATCACCGTCAAGGTGAAGGACGCCGCGGCCATCGACCTGACTCAGGAACGCATCCAGGCCCTGCTCAACGAGCGCCACAAGAAGGAAGACACGCAGATCACCAACATGTCCTCCGTGCGCGAGGCCTTCACCGAGACCTCGAACACGATGAAGCTCTTCCTCGGCTCCGTTGCAGCGATATCGCTTCTCGTGGGCGGCATCGGGGTGATGAACATCATGCTGGTCAGCGTCAGCGAGCGAACCCGCGAAATCGGCGTGCGCATGGCGACCGGCGCCCGCCAGCGAGACATACTCGTCCAATTCATCGTCGAGGCGCTGGTCGTCTCCGCCATCGGCGGCGCGATCGGCATCGTTGCCGGCCTCGGCACCGCTTACGTCGCCCGCACCTTCGGCATGCCCGTCAGCTTCACCGCCGGTCCGGTGGCGCTGGCCTTTGCCTGCGCCTTTTTGACGGGCCTGCTTTTCGGTTTCCTGCCGGCCCGCAATGCCTCACGCCTGCAGCCCGCCGTGGCGCTGAGTGCCGATTGA